A stretch of Candidatus Hydrogenedentota bacterium DNA encodes these proteins:
- a CDS encoding sigma-54-dependent Fis family transcriptional regulator: protein MDSRPAPHVLVVDDDPGQRGLVASFLQSQGFRARCAASGAEALAAAAGDPPALVVSDVRMPGMTGLELLQALKQAQPALPVVLVTAYAEVRDAVGAMRHGAVDYLEKPIDLDELAALVRRALGPGAAAPAAAAEMPPLPGGVVVESAAMREVLRVTALAAPSGARLLITGETGTGKEVVAGLVHRWSARAAGPLVRVNCAAIPENLLESELFGHEKGAFTGAAARRVGRFEEAAGGTLFLDEIGEMSPALQAKLLRATQDGTFCRVGSNTELRVDVRILSATHRDLEREVAEGRFREDLYYRLNVMEIPVPPLRARPEDILPLALHFATVHGGGKARLSPGAARCLEAYAWPGNVRELRNAMERAALLARGGVLLAEHLPPRVREAGGAEPDAAAETDPGAGPAGQLAAIERDAILKCLREHEFNRSETARALGISRRTLTYRLREYRDLGLPVDPE from the coding sequence ATGGATAGCCGCCCCGCCCCGCATGTCCTCGTGGTGGACGACGACCCCGGCCAGCGCGGGCTGGTCGCGTCCTTCCTCCAGTCGCAGGGGTTCCGCGCGCGGTGCGCGGCCTCGGGCGCGGAGGCCCTCGCGGCGGCCGCGGGGGACCCGCCGGCCCTTGTCGTCTCCGACGTGCGCATGCCCGGCATGACGGGCCTCGAGCTGCTTCAGGCCCTGAAGCAGGCGCAGCCCGCGCTGCCGGTGGTCCTCGTGACCGCCTACGCGGAGGTGCGCGACGCCGTGGGCGCCATGCGCCACGGCGCGGTGGACTACCTGGAGAAGCCCATAGACCTCGACGAGCTGGCGGCGCTGGTCCGCCGCGCCCTGGGGCCCGGCGCGGCCGCCCCGGCGGCGGCCGCCGAAATGCCGCCGCTTCCCGGGGGCGTGGTGGTGGAGAGCGCGGCCATGCGCGAGGTGCTGCGCGTGACGGCGCTGGCGGCGCCCTCCGGGGCGCGCCTGCTGATCACCGGCGAGACCGGCACGGGCAAGGAGGTGGTGGCCGGCCTGGTGCACCGCTGGAGCGCGCGCGCCGCGGGGCCCCTCGTGCGGGTGAACTGCGCGGCCATCCCCGAGAACCTGCTGGAGAGCGAGCTTTTCGGCCATGAGAAGGGCGCCTTCACCGGCGCGGCGGCGCGGCGCGTGGGGCGCTTCGAGGAGGCCGCCGGCGGCACCCTCTTCCTCGACGAGATCGGCGAGATGTCCCCCGCCCTCCAGGCCAAGCTCCTGCGCGCCACGCAGGACGGCACCTTCTGCCGCGTGGGGTCGAACACGGAGCTGCGCGTGGACGTGCGCATCCTCAGCGCCACCCACCGCGACCTCGAGCGCGAGGTGGCGGAGGGCCGCTTCCGCGAGGACCTCTACTACCGCCTCAACGTGATGGAGATCCCCGTGCCGCCGCTGCGTGCGCGGCCGGAGGACATCCTGCCCCTCGCCCTGCACTTCGCCACGGTCCACGGCGGCGGCAAGGCCCGCCTCTCCCCCGGCGCCGCCCGGTGCCTGGAGGCCTACGCCTGGCCCGGCAACGTCCGCGAGCTGCGCAACGCCATGGAGCGCGCCGCGCTCCTCGCCCGCGGGGGCGTCCTCCTCGCCGAGCACCTGCCCCCGCGCGTCCGCGAGGCCGGCGGCGCCGAACCCGACGCCGCCGCGGAGACGGACCCCGGCGCCGGCCCCGCCGGACAGCTCGCCGCCATCGAGCGCGACGCCATCCTGAAATGCCTGCGCGAGCATGAGTTCAACCGCAGCGAGACCGCCCGCGCCCTCGGCATCAGCCGCCGCACCCTCACCTACCGCCTGCGCGAATACCGCGACCTCGGCCTGCCCGTGGACCCGGAGTAG
- the ilvD gene encoding dihydroxy-acid dehydratase, protein MSTRKTGHRKYSSAVTETPERAASRAMLRAVGFGDRDFRKSQVGVASMWSMVTPCNMHIDALAREAEAGVNAAGGKGVIFNTITISDGISMGTEGMKYSLVSREVIADSIETVAGCQQFDGLVAIGGCDKNMPGCLMAMARLNRPSVFVYGGTILPGVHDGKEVDIVSVFEAVGRHARGELTDRGLKAVESCAIPGPGSCGGMYTANTMASAIEALGMSLPGSSAQAAVSEEKREDCRRAGAAVLKLLDLNLRPRDILTKKAFENAIAVVMALGGSTNAALHLPAIAWSAGVRLTLDDFTRVGRRTPVLADLKPSGRFLMNDLVKIGGITPLLRELLDAGLLHGGCMTVTGKTLAENLARAKKYPKGQQVVRPLSDPVKKDGHLVVLRGNLAPGGAVAKISGKEGLRFAGAARCYDSEETALRAVLDGKVVKGDVIVIRYEGPRGGPGMREMLSPTSAVMGRGLGKDVALITDGRFSGGSHGFVVGHITPEAFDGGPLALVRDGDPVAIDAKKRTLTLGVPEDELARRRAAWKQPKPRYTRGVLAKYAKQVTTASEGAVTDKGL, encoded by the coding sequence ATGTCCACCAGGAAGACGGGGCACCGGAAGTACTCATCGGCCGTGACGGAGACGCCCGAGCGCGCGGCGAGCCGCGCCATGCTGCGGGCGGTGGGCTTCGGCGACCGCGATTTCCGGAAGAGCCAGGTGGGCGTGGCGTCCATGTGGAGCATGGTGACGCCGTGCAACATGCACATTGACGCGCTGGCGCGGGAGGCGGAGGCGGGGGTGAACGCGGCGGGCGGCAAGGGGGTCATCTTCAACACCATCACGATCTCCGACGGCATCTCCATGGGCACGGAGGGCATGAAGTACTCCCTGGTCTCCCGCGAGGTGATCGCCGACTCCATCGAGACGGTGGCGGGGTGCCAGCAGTTCGACGGGCTGGTGGCCATCGGCGGCTGCGACAAGAACATGCCCGGCTGCCTCATGGCGATGGCGCGGCTCAACCGGCCGTCGGTCTTCGTCTACGGCGGCACCATCCTGCCCGGGGTCCACGACGGGAAAGAGGTGGACATCGTTTCCGTCTTCGAGGCCGTGGGCCGGCACGCGCGCGGCGAGCTCACGGACCGCGGCCTCAAGGCCGTCGAGTCCTGCGCCATCCCCGGGCCGGGCTCCTGCGGCGGCATGTACACGGCGAACACGATGGCCAGCGCCATCGAGGCCCTGGGCATGAGCCTGCCCGGCAGCTCGGCGCAGGCCGCCGTGTCGGAGGAGAAACGGGAGGACTGCCGCCGGGCGGGCGCGGCGGTGCTGAAACTGCTCGACCTCAACCTGCGCCCCCGCGACATTCTCACGAAAAAGGCCTTCGAGAACGCCATCGCCGTGGTGATGGCCCTGGGCGGATCCACCAACGCCGCGCTCCACCTGCCCGCCATCGCGTGGTCCGCCGGGGTCCGCCTCACCCTCGACGACTTCACGCGCGTCGGCAGGCGCACGCCCGTCCTGGCCGACCTCAAGCCCAGCGGCCGCTTCCTCATGAACGACCTCGTGAAGATCGGCGGCATCACGCCGCTCCTGCGCGAGCTGCTCGACGCGGGCCTCCTCCACGGCGGCTGCATGACCGTCACCGGGAAGACCCTCGCGGAGAACCTCGCCCGCGCGAAGAAATACCCGAAGGGGCAGCAGGTCGTGCGGCCCCTGTCCGACCCGGTGAAAAAGGACGGCCACCTCGTGGTGCTGCGGGGCAACCTCGCGCCCGGCGGCGCGGTGGCGAAGATCTCCGGCAAGGAGGGCCTGCGCTTCGCGGGCGCCGCGCGCTGCTACGACTCCGAGGAGACGGCCCTGCGCGCCGTTCTCGACGGGAAGGTGGTCAAGGGCGACGTCATCGTCATCCGCTACGAGGGCCCGCGCGGCGGCCCCGGCATGCGCGAGATGCTGTCCCCCACCTCCGCCGTCATGGGGCGCGGGCTGGGGAAGGACGTCGCCCTCATCACTGACGGGCGCTTCTCCGGCGGCAGCCACGGCTTCGTCGTCGGCCACATCACCCCCGAGGCCTTCGACGGCGGCCCGCTCGCCCTCGTGCGCGACGGCGACCCCGTCGCCATAGACGCGAAGAAGCGGACCCTGACCCTCGGCGTGCCGGAGGACGAGCTGGCCCGCCGCCGGGCGGCGTGGAAGCAGCCCAAGCCCCGCTATACCCGCGGCGTGCTGGCGAAATACGCCAAACAGGTGACCACGGCCTCCGAGGGCGCGGTGACCGACAAGGGCCTGTAG
- a CDS encoding HAMP domain-containing histidine kinase, whose amino-acid sequence MRKTGLVALVLLVLLPVAGWQVMEHRRSEQSARQLLTNRARGLAAAMSVVVRSQGRLAIVPRARLEEALGELVREAELDTVALLSASGEVVASAGAPVPEDFSGLLRTREHWERDRAFFTHLVALGAGVEGLPGILPMEDGGMPGGRPPFHGHAPDRPPGPESGGDIEHFLNSPFLDPVLDQAGRRTLLDMLDGAPLRAEQVEALLALFKPGILNDHRAETLRRTLMGRVFDREALRDTLLIAAAPVPKPGPPPDQPPWMSREEYDRLARERGVMWFLVGVPTDSVHAEVMRDLRLRGIVLAVTALACAALAWAWLAAARSAELEIALVRSREAESHLKDLSVTAAGLVHETKNPLNLIRGLAQMIGRDPEVPGATRRTAVKITEEADRVTGRINQFLDYARPVRPDPRDVDLSALIRGLFEVLACDREEKSVTFALEGPALRVRADENMLRQVLFNLLLNAVQAVPPGGRVTVRVLPDGRGARVQVRDTGPGVPDAHREEVFRPYFTASEKGTGLGLAVVRQIALAHQWRAACLPNDGGAVFELAGLAPAGPSEETHG is encoded by the coding sequence ATGAGGAAAACAGGACTCGTCGCACTGGTGCTGCTGGTGCTGCTTCCGGTGGCGGGGTGGCAGGTCATGGAGCACCGCCGTTCGGAGCAGTCCGCGCGGCAGCTGCTGACCAACCGCGCGCGCGGCCTGGCGGCGGCCATGAGCGTGGTGGTCCGGTCTCAGGGGCGGCTGGCCATCGTGCCGCGGGCGCGGCTGGAGGAGGCGCTGGGCGAGCTGGTGCGCGAGGCCGAGCTGGACACCGTGGCGCTGCTCAGCGCGTCGGGCGAGGTGGTGGCGTCCGCGGGCGCGCCGGTCCCCGAAGACTTCAGCGGGCTCCTGCGCACCCGTGAGCACTGGGAGCGGGACCGGGCCTTCTTCACGCACCTGGTCGCCCTGGGCGCGGGGGTGGAGGGGCTTCCGGGCATCCTCCCCATGGAGGACGGCGGCATGCCCGGCGGGCGCCCGCCGTTCCACGGCCATGCGCCGGACCGTCCGCCGGGGCCCGAGTCCGGGGGGGACATCGAGCATTTCCTGAACTCGCCCTTTCTGGACCCCGTGCTGGACCAGGCGGGCCGCCGGACGCTGCTGGACATGCTGGACGGCGCGCCGCTGAGGGCGGAGCAGGTGGAGGCGCTGCTGGCGCTTTTCAAGCCGGGCATCCTCAACGACCACCGGGCGGAGACCCTGCGCCGCACCCTCATGGGCCGCGTTTTTGACCGCGAGGCCCTGCGCGACACGCTGCTCATCGCGGCGGCGCCCGTGCCGAAGCCGGGGCCGCCCCCGGACCAGCCCCCCTGGATGAGCCGCGAGGAGTACGACCGCCTCGCCCGCGAGCGCGGGGTCATGTGGTTCCTCGTGGGCGTGCCCACGGACTCCGTCCACGCCGAGGTGATGCGCGACCTGCGCCTTCGCGGCATCGTGCTGGCCGTGACGGCGCTGGCCTGCGCGGCCCTGGCGTGGGCGTGGCTCGCGGCGGCGCGCTCGGCGGAGCTGGAGATCGCCCTGGTGCGCAGCCGCGAGGCGGAGAGCCATCTCAAGGACCTCAGCGTGACGGCGGCCGGGCTGGTCCACGAGACCAAGAACCCGCTCAACCTGATCCGGGGCCTCGCCCAGATGATCGGCCGCGACCCGGAGGTGCCCGGGGCCACGCGGCGCACGGCCGTCAAGATCACCGAGGAGGCCGACCGCGTCACGGGCCGCATCAACCAGTTTCTGGACTACGCCCGGCCCGTGCGGCCGGACCCGCGCGACGTGGACCTGTCCGCCCTGATCCGGGGCCTGTTCGAGGTGCTCGCGTGCGACCGCGAGGAGAAGTCCGTCACCTTCGCGCTGGAGGGCCCGGCGCTCCGCGTCCGCGCGGACGAGAACATGCTGCGGCAGGTGCTGTTCAACCTGCTGCTGAACGCGGTGCAGGCCGTGCCCCCCGGCGGCCGGGTGACGGTGCGCGTGCTGCCCGACGGGCGCGGCGCGCGGGTGCAGGTGCGCGACACGGGGCCCGGCGTGCCCGACGCCCACCGCGAGGAGGTGTTCCGCCCCTACTTCACCGCCTCCGAAAAGGGCACGGGCCTCGGGCTGGCCGTCGTGCGCCAGATCGCCCTCGCGCACCAGTGGCGCGCGGCCTGCCTGCCCAACGACGGCGGGGCGGTGTTCGAGCTGGCGGGGCTGGCCCCCGCCGGGCCTTCGGAGGAGACGCATGGATAG